Proteins encoded within one genomic window of Gammaproteobacteria bacterium:
- a CDS encoding class I SAM-dependent methyltransferase, whose amino-acid sequence MNEPPNMLSTVTPWDMVAEGYAETTMTFFRSYTEKALELARLSKDCKILDVACGPGTLPLLVAAKVNSVHAIDFSESMISLFRNAISEQGIKNIEVHCGDGQALPYTDGLFDTAFSMFGLMFFPDREKGYKEIFRTLRPGGKVVISSWAPVCDSTLMQTLFGAIKAMKPEIPEPQTDIESLENPEFFRNELTAAGFADVDIIGFSGEFPVNNVKEFWTDMVKGSAPIVMMKNDMSNDQWNELETVALGYLSKQLPNMPTTLSSKAWFGVGVKP is encoded by the coding sequence ATGAACGAACCACCAAATATGTTGAGCACCGTTACTCCTTGGGATATGGTCGCCGAGGGTTATGCCGAAACCACAATGACTTTTTTTCGTAGTTACACGGAAAAAGCACTAGAACTGGCAAGACTTAGCAAGGACTGCAAAATACTGGATGTGGCCTGCGGTCCAGGTACGTTGCCGCTTTTGGTTGCCGCTAAAGTCAACTCCGTACATGCTATCGATTTCTCCGAATCGATGATCTCCTTGTTCAGGAATGCAATATCCGAACAGGGCATAAAAAATATTGAGGTTCACTGTGGCGATGGCCAGGCGCTGCCATATACCGATGGGTTGTTCGATACCGCATTTTCCATGTTTGGTTTGATGTTCTTTCCGGATAGAGAAAAGGGCTACAAGGAAATATTCAGAACTCTGAGACCGGGTGGTAAAGTCGTAATCTCCAGCTGGGCGCCGGTTTGCGATTCTACGTTAATGCAAACACTATTCGGTGCCATAAAAGCTATGAAACCGGAAATCCCGGAACCCCAAACCGATATTGAGTCTTTGGAAAATCCGGAGTTTTTCCGCAACGAACTGACTGCAGCCGGCTTCGCTGATGTGGATATCATCGGTTTTAGCGGAGAATTTCCCGTCAATAATGTGAAAGAGTTTTGGACCGACATGGTTAAGGGGAGTGCTCCGATTGTGATGATGAAAAACGATATGTCCAACGATCAATGGAACGAACTTGAGACAGTCGCCCTAGGCTATTTATCTAAGCAATTGCCCAATATGCCAACCACCCTAAGTTCCAAAGCATGGTTTGGAGTCGGTGTTAAACCGTAG
- a CDS encoding ATP-binding protein: MARLIIVCGPTGVGKTTYSIGLAKEISAVRFSIDPWMQTLFSKDMTELDYSWLIERVYRCYDQIWEVSEQILSLNNNVILDLGFTTKEQRKVFVDRGRKLDINAETHYLDAPTEVRRQRVNRRNAEKDPNVYAFEVTDIMFDFMEPRFEVPDADELENGCKVQNID, translated from the coding sequence ATGGCAAGACTGATTATTGTTTGTGGTCCTACCGGGGTTGGTAAAACCACTTACTCCATTGGGCTGGCCAAAGAAATTAGTGCGGTTCGATTTTCCATCGATCCGTGGATGCAGACATTGTTTTCTAAAGACATGACGGAATTGGATTACTCCTGGCTGATAGAGCGGGTTTACAGATGTTATGATCAAATATGGGAAGTCAGTGAACAAATATTGTCATTAAACAATAATGTGATATTGGATTTAGGCTTTACGACCAAAGAGCAGAGGAAGGTTTTTGTGGACCGAGGCAGAAAATTGGATATAAACGCCGAAACACATTACCTTGACGCTCCGACGGAGGTACGCAGACAACGTGTCAACCGGCGCAATGCCGAAAAAGATCCCAATGTTTATGCCTTTGAGGTTACGGATATAATGTTTGATTTTATGGAACCCAGATTTGAAGTACCGGATGCCGACGAACTAGAAAATGGTTGTAAAGTGCAAAACATAGATTAG
- a CDS encoding radical SAM protein, with amino-acid sequence MTIKQLHVTVLSNLHIAYDKYTRSYDKSKLPSITYPGVFFLLHESSIDIGINKAQALLETLAYPGNELIALETSIAESDLIPNEFTGTGLGQYIESSSIVVNAIYTIRNKKLLPLRMEEAMAKAYRVMQPSSSSYSDLVPRSVSVLPVARGCQAKCSFCFSSSSISTLQRKNSIDFERVHQVFSQAKQAGAIRGVITGGGEPGLLPRTQLHKLIQISQTYFDKTVLISNGYFVSSAANVEQALLDLDNQGLTVLAISRHHFDDQKCQSIMNLNVDFERVHSAYKTITPHLAGLRLRLVCVMQKDGVDSAETIERYISWAAQMGIEQICFKELYVSTSTESLFYENEANTWSYDNQVPLSLLVCHAREQNWSMAATLPWGSPVYEVERYGRRMSIAAYTEPSLSWELEHKLCRSWNLMADGRCFASLESEDSEVIVRESVYELPNVS; translated from the coding sequence ATGACTATTAAACAACTACATGTGACTGTTCTAAGCAATCTACACATTGCTTACGATAAGTACACACGCAGCTACGATAAATCCAAATTGCCGTCGATCACCTATCCGGGCGTTTTCTTTTTACTGCATGAGTCGTCCATTGATATTGGCATCAACAAGGCACAGGCTCTACTTGAGACATTGGCGTATCCGGGTAACGAACTCATCGCCTTGGAAACAAGTATCGCGGAGTCGGACTTAATACCAAATGAATTCACCGGAACCGGATTAGGACAATATATTGAATCCTCGAGTATCGTTGTTAACGCAATCTACACAATTCGGAATAAAAAACTATTACCGTTACGTATGGAAGAAGCGATGGCCAAGGCTTATCGGGTTATGCAACCCAGTTCTTCCAGTTACAGCGATTTGGTCCCCCGTAGCGTTTCGGTACTGCCCGTGGCCAGGGGCTGTCAGGCGAAATGTTCTTTTTGCTTTTCTTCATCGTCCATATCCACCTTACAACGTAAAAATAGCATTGACTTTGAACGGGTACATCAGGTGTTTTCCCAGGCAAAGCAGGCCGGCGCCATTCGTGGTGTAATTACCGGGGGCGGAGAACCGGGATTATTGCCGCGTACCCAACTTCACAAACTCATTCAGATCAGTCAAACCTATTTTGATAAGACCGTATTGATAAGCAACGGCTATTTTGTCTCCAGTGCGGCGAATGTGGAACAAGCCCTACTTGACCTGGATAACCAGGGTTTGACTGTCTTAGCCATATCACGCCATCATTTTGACGATCAAAAATGCCAATCCATCATGAATTTGAATGTAGATTTCGAACGAGTTCACAGTGCCTATAAAACCATAACACCGCATTTGGCAGGTTTACGATTGCGTTTGGTGTGTGTAATGCAAAAAGATGGTGTGGATTCGGCGGAAACCATCGAACGCTATATTAGTTGGGCAGCACAAATGGGAATCGAACAAATTTGTTTTAAAGAATTGTACGTATCCACCAGCACCGAATCCCTTTTTTACGAAAACGAAGCCAATACCTGGAGCTATGACAACCAGGTACCTTTGAGCCTACTGGTGTGTCACGCCCGTGAACAGAACTGGTCGATGGCAGCCACGCTACCCTGGGGAAGTCCGGTTTATGAAGTGGAACGATACGGCAGACGTATGTCCATAGCCGCTTATACCGAACCTTCCCTATCCTGGGAACTGGAACACAAACTGTGTCGCAGTTGGAACCTGATGGCAGACGGACGTTGTTTTGCCTCATTGGAGTCGGAAGACAGTGAGGTAATAGTAAGAGAAAGCGTGTATGAACTACCAAACGTATCTTAA
- a CDS encoding DUF1232 domain-containing protein yields the protein MLKTVVILFLGIISLLYIFNPGAGIFELIPDNIPFIGNLDEATAVMILLACLRYFGIDIGNIFKQRDNKRIDKD from the coding sequence ATGTTAAAGACAGTCGTCATCCTATTTTTAGGCATTATTTCCTTGTTGTATATTTTCAATCCGGGTGCAGGGATATTTGAACTTATACCGGATAATATTCCTTTTATTGGAAACCTGGATGAAGCAACAGCTGTTATGATTTTGCTGGCATGTTTGCGTTACTTCGGCATTGACATTGGGAATATTTTCAAACAACGCGATAACAAACGCATAGACAAAGATTGA